A genomic window from Plutella xylostella chromosome 23, ilPluXylo3.1, whole genome shotgun sequence includes:
- the LOC105384732 gene encoding NEDD4-binding protein 3-B isoform X2: MGGPEGAGDVPPRPPSPQLPPPILPCSGVAPHGKSVIRPIAFKPLGGRLSAGGERYGSTPVLASRPPSHMTLYGSSSDVREARWCGSPQPASLSALPPAPLPAPLHHRHHSAIVKSHSLLSTHECKEPAAPSPADSGVAELGEPTPRHQEHHDYSTTDRLRAHEVRVRASRGLTLQSYATRGPRDGEREAEMARLRRDRALLRQRLEDTEWSLCQRAGEISLLKTQLKDAQNEQTAKGHEYLTLKADCRQLREALDKKEKEITRLRTESEEKDKTVKRLQAEVDRLTNDLMESVSDLSKTKESGKIEVERLKTELKELRQELSDVSLSNYEGIQCGRTMRGIYEVCKSNEYHWTPTDSALEDAEVQRLNGELPDSCHEPCQATAMVERLKCELEAKDTQFNSERRKWSEEKDKVLRYQKQLQLNYVQMFRKSRTLEAEVDSLRLELELCNKNGKNVKHGKAIEL; encoded by the exons GGCAAGTCCGTGATCCGCCCTATCGCGTTCAAGCCGCTGGGCGGCCGGCTGTCGGCGGGCGGCGAGCGCTACGGCTCCACGCCTGTGCTGGCCAGCCGCCCGCCTTCGCACATGACTCTTTATGGCA GCTCATCCGACGTCCGCGAGGCGCGCTGGTGCGGGTCGCCGCAGCCCGCGTCGCTGTCCGCGCTCCCTCCCGCCCCGCTCCCCGCGCCGCTGCACCACAGACACCACTCTGCTATTGT CAAGTCCCACTCTCTCCTCTCCACTCACGAGTGCAAGGAGCCGGCCGCGCCGTCGCCCGCGGATTCGGGGGTGGCCGAGCTAGGCGAGCCCACGCCAAGGCACCAGGAGCATCATGACTACAG CACAACAGACCGTCTCCGAGCCCACGAGGTGCGAGTGCGGGCGTCGCGCGGGCTCACGCTACAGAGCTACGCCACCCGCGGCCCTCGCGACGGCGAGAGAGAAGCGGAGATGGCCCGGCTGAGGAGAGATAGGGCGCTGCTGAGACAGAGACTCGAGGATACCGAGTGGAGCTTGTGCCAGAGGGCTGGGGAGATATCGCTGCTGAAGACTCAGTTGAAGGATGCCCAG AACGAGCAAACAGCAAAAGGCCACGAGTACCTCACGCTGAAGGCAGACTGTCGCCAGCTGAGGGAAGCTCTCGACAAGAAAGAGAAAGAAATCACGAGACTCCGAACAGAGTCCGAAGAGAAAGACAAGACCGTCAAACGACTGCAAGCAGAAGTGGACCGACTCACCAACGATCTCATGGAAAGCGTCTCCGACTTATCCAAGACTAAGGAATCCGGCAAAATCGAAGTCGAACGACTGAAAACTGAACTGAAGGAACTAAGACAAGAATTATCCGATGTATCTCTCAGTAACTATGAAGGCATACAGTGTGGGAGAACTATGAGGGGCATTTACGAAGTGTGCAAAAGCAACGAGTACCATTGGACGCCGACAGACAGTGCGTTAGAAGACGCGGAAGTACAAAGACTGAACGGAGAACTCCCTGACTCTTGCCACGAGCCGTGCCAAGCCACCGCCATGGTGGAAAGACTCAAATGCGAGTTGGAAGCGAAAGACACACAGTTCAACAGCGAACGGAGAAAATGGTCGGAGGAAAAGGACAAAGTGCTGAGATACCAGAAGCAGTTACAACTGAATTACGTGCAGATGTTCAGGAAATCTCGCACTTTAGAGGCTGAGGTTGACAGTTTGAGGTTGGAGCTAGAACTTTGCAATAAGAACGGCAAAAACGTCAAACACGGGAAAGCTATAGAGTTGTAA
- the LOC105384753 gene encoding ionotropic receptor 25a: MTASLLVILVVGGSLRLCTSQTTQNINVLLVNEESNALAEKAFEVAKEYVRRNPSLGLAVDPVIVVGNRTDAKAFLENVCRKYNDMILAKKSPHVVLDFTMTGIGSETVKSFTAALSLPTISGSFGQIGDLRQWRTLTANQTKFMLQVMPPADILPESIRAIVTKQDITNAAIIFDEYFVMDHKYKSLLQNIPTRHVITPVKSFNRDEIKNQLKSLRQLDIVNFFVIGSLRTIKNVLDAADENQYFGRKTAWFALSLDKGDISCGCKDATIVYLRPTPDAKSRDRLGKIKTTYSMNGEPEVTSAFYFDLSLRTFLAIKSLLDSGKWPNDMKYITCDDYDGKNTPNRSLDLKAAFQEVKESPTYAPFFIPEDEPMNGRSYMEFNTEISAVTVKDGASIGSRSLGSWKAGLANPLSLSDPENMSDYSAQLVYRIVTVEQQPFIIRDDDAPKGFKGYCIDLIEEIRQIVKFDYEITLAPDNNFGTMDENGNWNGIIKELIEKRADIGLTSLSVMAERENVVDFTVPYYDLVGITILMKLPRTPTSLFKFLTVLENDVWLSILAAYFFTSFLMWVFDKWSPYSFQNNREKYKDDEEKREFTLKECLWFCMTSLTPQGGGEAPKNLSGRLLAATWWLFGFIIIASYTANLAAFLTVSRLDTPIESLDDLSKQYKIQYAPLNGSAAMTYFERMAHIEVRFYEIWKEMSLNDSLSDVERAKLAVWDYPVSDKYSKMWQAMKEAGLPNSIEEAVQRVRDSKSSSEGFAWLGDATDVRYHVLTSCELQMVGDEFSRKPYAIAVQQGSPLRDQFNNAILQLLNKRKLEKLKENWWNNNPAAMKCDKQDDQSDGISIQNIGGVFIVIFMGIGLACITLGVEYWWYKWRKRPTIGDVTQVTQVEPAKVTRNNVGPADHHNTSKVGEGFSFRSRNLGLANLRSKF, encoded by the exons ATGACGGCGTCGCTTCTGGTGATTTTGGTGGTGGGTGGCTCTCTGAGGCTCTGCACTTCGCAGACGACGCAAAATATCAATGTTT TGCTAGTAAATGAAGAGAGCAATGCGTTGGCTGAGAAGGCGTTTGAGGTGGCCAAGGAGTATGTGCGGAGGAACCCGAGCCTCGGCCTGGCAGTCGACCCAGTCATCGTAGTCGGAAACCGAACCGACGCCAAGGCTTTCCTGGAGAATG TTTGCAGAAAATACAACGACATGATATTAGCCAAGAAGTCTCCCCACGTGGTGTTAGACTTCACGATGACCGGTATCGGCTCGGAGACCGTCAAGTCTTTCACCGCCGCGCTATCTTTACCCACGATATCTGGATCATTCGGCCAAATCGGCGACCTGCGACAGTGGCGCACCCTCACGGCGAATCAGACCAAGTTTATGCTCCAGGTCATGCCACCAGCAGACATCCTACCGGAGTCCATTAGGGCTATTGTCACTAAACAGGACATAACTAATGCTGCTATAATTTTCGACGAATATTTCG TAATGGACCATAAATATAAGTCGCTGCTGCAGAACATTCCCACTAGGCATGTCATAACACCCGTCAAGAGTTTCAATAGAGACGAGATCAAGAATCAGTTGAAGAGTCTTCGCCAGTTGGACATCGTCAACTTCTTCGTGATTGGGAGTTTGAGGACCATAAAGAACGTTCTAGACGCGGCAGACGAAAACCAGTACTTTGGTCGAAAGACGGCGTGGTTCGCGCTTTCATTGGACAAGGGAGATATAAGCTGTGGGTGTAAAGATGCCACGATAGTTTACTTGCGACCGACGCCAGATGCTAAAAGCAGGGACCGGCTGGGGAAGATCAAAACCACGTATAGCATGAATGGGGAACCGGAAGTCACCTCCGCGTTTTACTTCGATCTTTCACTCCGGACGTTCTTAGCTATCAA ATCATTACTGGATTCTGGCAAGTGGCCAAATGACATGAAATACATAACTTGCGATGATTATGACGGTAAGAATACCCCAAACCGCTCCTTGGATCTGAAAGCTGCTTTTCAGGAG GTGAAAGAATCTCCTACCTACGCACCATTCTTCATACCAGAGGACGAACCCATGAACGGGCGAAGTTACATGGAGTTCAACACGGAAATTTCAGCAGTGACGGTTAAAGATGGCGCCTCGATTGGCAGCAGATCTCTGGGCTCGTGGAAGGCAGGGCTGGCCAACCCGCTCTCTCTGTCGGACCCGGAGAATATGAGCGACTACTCCGCACAATTAGTCTACAGAATCGTGACGGTCGAG CAACAGCCGTTTATTATACGAGACGATGACGCACCGAAAGGCTTCAAAGGCTATTGTATCGACCTCATAGAAGAAATCCGGCAAATTGTGAAGTTCGACTATGAAATCACTTTGGCGCCCGACAACAATTTCGGCACGATGGATGAGAATGGAAATTGGAACGGGATAATAAAGGAGTTGATTGAGAAGAGGGCTGATATTGGCTTGACGTCCTTATCCGTCATGGCAGAACGGGAGAATGTGGTAGATTTCACGGTTCCGTACTACGACCTGGTTGGAATCACCATTCTGATGAAGCTACCACGGACCCCTACTTCGCTATTCAAGTTTCTGACCGTGCTAGAGAACGATGTGTGGTTGTCCATTCTGGCCGCATATTTCTTCACTAG CTTCCTCATGTGGGTATTCGACAAGTGGAGCCCCTACAGCTTCCAGAACAATCGCGAGAAGTACAAAGACGACGAAGAGAAGCGAGAGTTCACCCTCAAGGAGTGTCTCTGGTTCTGTATGACGTCACTGACACCGCAAGGAGGCGGGGAGGCGCCCAAGAACCTCAGCGGAAGACTGCTGGCTGCCACCTGGTGGCTGTTTGG ATTCATCATAATAGCATCATACACTGCAAACCTGGCAGCTTTCCTCACAGTATCTCGACTGGACACACCGATAGAATCCCTGGATGACCTCTCCAAACAGTACAAGATACAGTATGCTCCGCTGAATGGGTCAGCCGCTATGACATATTTCGAACGCATGGCGCATATTGAAGTCAGATTTTATGA AATTTGGAAAGAGATGAGTCTAAACGACAGTCTAAGCGACGTGGAGCGGGCCAAACTAGCCGTGTGGGACTATCCAGTGAGCGACAAATATAGCAAGATGTGGCAAGCGATGAAAGAGGCCGGCTTGCCCAACTCCATAGAGGAAGCGGTGCAAAGAGTTCGTGATTCAAAGAGTTCCAGCGAAG GGTTCGCGTGGCTGGGCGACGCGACGGACGTGCGCTACCACGTGCTCACCTCGTGCGAGCTGCAGATGGTGGGCGACGAGTTCTCGCGCAAGCCCTACGCCATCGCCGTTCAGCAGGGATCGCCGTTGAGAGACCAGTTTAATAATGC AATCCTTCAACTGCTAAACAAACGCAAGCTCGAGAAGCTCAAGGAAAACTGGTGGAACAACAACCCAGCGGCGATGAAGTGCGACAAACAAGACGACCAGTCTGACGGGATCTCCATACAGAACATTGGCGGGGTCTTCATAGTCATATTCATGGGTATAGGACTGGCTTGTATCACGTTGGGGGTCGAGTACTGGTGGTACAAGTGGAGGAAACGACCCACCATTGGGGATGTCACTCAGGTTACTCAG GTTGAACCAGCAAAAGTGACGAGAAACAATGTGGGACCGGCCGATCACCACAACACCAGTAAAGTGGGGGAAGGATTTTCATTCAGATCTAGGAACCTAGGTCTTGCTAACTTAAGGTCTAAGTTCTAA
- the LOC105384732 gene encoding NEDD4-binding protein 3-B isoform X1, with protein MGGPEGAGDVPPRPPSPQLPPPILPCSGVAPHGKSVIRPIAFKPLGGRLSAGGERYGSTPVLASRPPSHMTLYGSSSDVREARWCGSPQPASLSALPPAPLPAPLHHRHHSAIVSKSHSLLSTHECKEPAAPSPADSGVAELGEPTPRHQEHHDYSTTDRLRAHEVRVRASRGLTLQSYATRGPRDGEREAEMARLRRDRALLRQRLEDTEWSLCQRAGEISLLKTQLKDAQNEQTAKGHEYLTLKADCRQLREALDKKEKEITRLRTESEEKDKTVKRLQAEVDRLTNDLMESVSDLSKTKESGKIEVERLKTELKELRQELSDVSLSNYEGIQCGRTMRGIYEVCKSNEYHWTPTDSALEDAEVQRLNGELPDSCHEPCQATAMVERLKCELEAKDTQFNSERRKWSEEKDKVLRYQKQLQLNYVQMFRKSRTLEAEVDSLRLELELCNKNGKNVKHGKAIEL; from the exons GGCAAGTCCGTGATCCGCCCTATCGCGTTCAAGCCGCTGGGCGGCCGGCTGTCGGCGGGCGGCGAGCGCTACGGCTCCACGCCTGTGCTGGCCAGCCGCCCGCCTTCGCACATGACTCTTTATGGCA GCTCATCCGACGTCCGCGAGGCGCGCTGGTGCGGGTCGCCGCAGCCCGCGTCGCTGTCCGCGCTCCCTCCCGCCCCGCTCCCCGCGCCGCTGCACCACAGACACCACTCTGCTATTGT CAGCAAGTCCCACTCTCTCCTCTCCACTCACGAGTGCAAGGAGCCGGCCGCGCCGTCGCCCGCGGATTCGGGGGTGGCCGAGCTAGGCGAGCCCACGCCAAGGCACCAGGAGCATCATGACTACAG CACAACAGACCGTCTCCGAGCCCACGAGGTGCGAGTGCGGGCGTCGCGCGGGCTCACGCTACAGAGCTACGCCACCCGCGGCCCTCGCGACGGCGAGAGAGAAGCGGAGATGGCCCGGCTGAGGAGAGATAGGGCGCTGCTGAGACAGAGACTCGAGGATACCGAGTGGAGCTTGTGCCAGAGGGCTGGGGAGATATCGCTGCTGAAGACTCAGTTGAAGGATGCCCAG AACGAGCAAACAGCAAAAGGCCACGAGTACCTCACGCTGAAGGCAGACTGTCGCCAGCTGAGGGAAGCTCTCGACAAGAAAGAGAAAGAAATCACGAGACTCCGAACAGAGTCCGAAGAGAAAGACAAGACCGTCAAACGACTGCAAGCAGAAGTGGACCGACTCACCAACGATCTCATGGAAAGCGTCTCCGACTTATCCAAGACTAAGGAATCCGGCAAAATCGAAGTCGAACGACTGAAAACTGAACTGAAGGAACTAAGACAAGAATTATCCGATGTATCTCTCAGTAACTATGAAGGCATACAGTGTGGGAGAACTATGAGGGGCATTTACGAAGTGTGCAAAAGCAACGAGTACCATTGGACGCCGACAGACAGTGCGTTAGAAGACGCGGAAGTACAAAGACTGAACGGAGAACTCCCTGACTCTTGCCACGAGCCGTGCCAAGCCACCGCCATGGTGGAAAGACTCAAATGCGAGTTGGAAGCGAAAGACACACAGTTCAACAGCGAACGGAGAAAATGGTCGGAGGAAAAGGACAAAGTGCTGAGATACCAGAAGCAGTTACAACTGAATTACGTGCAGATGTTCAGGAAATCTCGCACTTTAGAGGCTGAGGTTGACAGTTTGAGGTTGGAGCTAGAACTTTGCAATAAGAACGGCAAAAACGTCAAACACGGGAAAGCTATAGAGTTGTAA
- the LOC105384732 gene encoding leucine zipper putative tumor suppressor 2 homolog isoform X3: MMTSLYNEGKSVIRPIAFKPLGGRLSAGGERYGSTPVLASRPPSHMTLYGSSSDVREARWCGSPQPASLSALPPAPLPAPLHHRHHSAIVSKSHSLLSTHECKEPAAPSPADSGVAELGEPTPRHQEHHDYSTTDRLRAHEVRVRASRGLTLQSYATRGPRDGEREAEMARLRRDRALLRQRLEDTEWSLCQRAGEISLLKTQLKDAQNEQTAKGHEYLTLKADCRQLREALDKKEKEITRLRTESEEKDKTVKRLQAEVDRLTNDLMESVSDLSKTKESGKIEVERLKTELKELRQELSDVSLSNYEGIQCGRTMRGIYEVCKSNEYHWTPTDSALEDAEVQRLNGELPDSCHEPCQATAMVERLKCELEAKDTQFNSERRKWSEEKDKVLRYQKQLQLNYVQMFRKSRTLEAEVDSLRLELELCNKNGKNVKHGKAIEL, encoded by the exons GGCAAGTCCGTGATCCGCCCTATCGCGTTCAAGCCGCTGGGCGGCCGGCTGTCGGCGGGCGGCGAGCGCTACGGCTCCACGCCTGTGCTGGCCAGCCGCCCGCCTTCGCACATGACTCTTTATGGCA GCTCATCCGACGTCCGCGAGGCGCGCTGGTGCGGGTCGCCGCAGCCCGCGTCGCTGTCCGCGCTCCCTCCCGCCCCGCTCCCCGCGCCGCTGCACCACAGACACCACTCTGCTATTGT CAGCAAGTCCCACTCTCTCCTCTCCACTCACGAGTGCAAGGAGCCGGCCGCGCCGTCGCCCGCGGATTCGGGGGTGGCCGAGCTAGGCGAGCCCACGCCAAGGCACCAGGAGCATCATGACTACAG CACAACAGACCGTCTCCGAGCCCACGAGGTGCGAGTGCGGGCGTCGCGCGGGCTCACGCTACAGAGCTACGCCACCCGCGGCCCTCGCGACGGCGAGAGAGAAGCGGAGATGGCCCGGCTGAGGAGAGATAGGGCGCTGCTGAGACAGAGACTCGAGGATACCGAGTGGAGCTTGTGCCAGAGGGCTGGGGAGATATCGCTGCTGAAGACTCAGTTGAAGGATGCCCAG AACGAGCAAACAGCAAAAGGCCACGAGTACCTCACGCTGAAGGCAGACTGTCGCCAGCTGAGGGAAGCTCTCGACAAGAAAGAGAAAGAAATCACGAGACTCCGAACAGAGTCCGAAGAGAAAGACAAGACCGTCAAACGACTGCAAGCAGAAGTGGACCGACTCACCAACGATCTCATGGAAAGCGTCTCCGACTTATCCAAGACTAAGGAATCCGGCAAAATCGAAGTCGAACGACTGAAAACTGAACTGAAGGAACTAAGACAAGAATTATCCGATGTATCTCTCAGTAACTATGAAGGCATACAGTGTGGGAGAACTATGAGGGGCATTTACGAAGTGTGCAAAAGCAACGAGTACCATTGGACGCCGACAGACAGTGCGTTAGAAGACGCGGAAGTACAAAGACTGAACGGAGAACTCCCTGACTCTTGCCACGAGCCGTGCCAAGCCACCGCCATGGTGGAAAGACTCAAATGCGAGTTGGAAGCGAAAGACACACAGTTCAACAGCGAACGGAGAAAATGGTCGGAGGAAAAGGACAAAGTGCTGAGATACCAGAAGCAGTTACAACTGAATTACGTGCAGATGTTCAGGAAATCTCGCACTTTAGAGGCTGAGGTTGACAGTTTGAGGTTGGAGCTAGAACTTTGCAATAAGAACGGCAAAAACGTCAAACACGGGAAAGCTATAGAGTTGTAA
- the LOC119692521 gene encoding uncharacterized protein LOC119692521, whose translation MADAAVDTKEVAPEEVTSTEAAKESPVKKAPVKETKEAESNGKEENGSGDAPADSPAENGDADESNDASENGDATEKKEAAVKRKSTADNGTAEKTTPEKKAKVVEEAPAADAEEVAA comes from the exons ATGGCAGACGCTGCAGTTGACACCAA GGAAGTCGCGCCCGAGGAGGTGACCTCTACGGAGGCGGCGAAGGAGTCTCCAGTGAAGAAGGCCCCGGTCAAGGAGACCAAGGAGGCCGAGAGCAACGGCAAGGAAGAGAACGGCAGTGGAGACGCGCCCGCCGACTCGCCCGCCGAGAACGGAGACGCCGATGAGAGCAACGACGCCAGCGAGAATGGAGACGCGACAG AGAAAAAAGAGGCGGCCGTGAAGAGGAAATCCACCGCTGACAACGGCACCGCTGAGAAGACCACACCTGAGAAGAAGGCCAAAGTAGTGGAAGAGGCCCCTGCAGCAGATGCGGAGGAAGTGGCTGCCTAA